A portion of the Melitaea cinxia chromosome 1, ilMelCinx1.1, whole genome shotgun sequence genome contains these proteins:
- the LOC123657376 gene encoding mitochondrial enolase superfamily member 1-like, with translation MPVPNRDGLKIVNIDVKDVRFPTSLGGHGSDALHTDPNYSCAYVTTTTENGKQGYGLTFTCGRGTEIVVLTIRSMKKFILGRNAADIFSDFAGFWRSITNDSQMRWLGPEKGVVHLVVAAIINSLWDLWARLENKPLWRLLVDMSPEELVSTIDFRYITDVLTKEEAIKILKDKEPGKDGRVKDMLENGYPAYTTQVGWLGYSDELVKELCAKYLSLGFKHFKVKVGLNFEDDYRRCSLVRKFIGDDKFLMVDANQAWSVDEAIEWMKKLAPLKPMWIEEPTSPDDVLGHAVIARALQPYGIGVATGEMCANRVMFKQFLQSGGMQYCQIDSARIGGVNEILSVYLMAEKFKTPVCPHAGGVGLCEMVQHLQLWDYVRVSASRARLVEYVDQQHEHFVDPCRVLDANYVAPTAPGYSTQMLPETLEKFAYPNGTEWQRMFKEGIFTKPDEAELVNE, from the exons atgccGGTTCCGAACAGAGATGGTCTTAAAATAGTGAATATCGACGTCAAGGATGTGAGGTTCCCTACTTCATTGGGAGGTCATGGCTCCGATGCTCtg CACACTGATCCTAACTATTCCTGTGCGTACGTCACGACGACTACTGAGAATGGGAAACAGGGATACGGACTAACGTTCACATGCGGCCGAGGCACCGAGATAGTGGTGCTCACTATCCGGTCTATGAAGAAGTTCATCTTAGGACGCAATGCTGCAGATATCTTTTCAGATTTCGCAGGCTTTTGGCGTTCCATCACGAACGACTCTCAGATGAGATGG cttgGTCCTGAAAAAGGAGTTGTACATTTAGTAGTTGCAGCAATAATAAATTCCTTGTGGGATTTATGGGCACGACTCGAAAATAAACCACTGTGGAGATTGTTAGTCGACATGTCACCTGAg GAGCTGGTTTCAACGATAGACTTTCGTTACATAACTGATGTACTCACTAAAGAAGAAGCCATTAAAATCTTGAAAGATAAGGAACCGGGAAAGGATGGTAGGGTAAAAGATATGTTAGAAAATGGTTATCCAGCTTATACTACTCAAGTTG gttGGCTAGGTTATAGTGATGAACTTGTTAAAGAACTATGTGCAAAGTACTTAAGCCTTGGCTTCAAACACTTCAAAGTAAAAGTCGGGCTCAATTTTGAGGATGATTATAGAAGATGCAGCCTCGTAAGGAAATTTATTGGCGATGATAAATTTCTA ATGGTGGACGCGAATCAAGCGTGGAGCGTCGACGAAGCGATCGAGTGGATGAAGAAACTGGCGCCTCTGAAACCGATGTGGATCGAAGAGCCCACGTCGCCGGATGACGTACTCGGGCACGCCGTCATCGCGCGAGCCTTGCA GCCTTACGGTATCGGTGTAGCGACTGGTGAGATGTGCGCTAACCGCGTAATGTTCAAGCAGTTCCTACAAAGCGGTGGAATGCAGTACTGTCAGATAGATTCCGCACGCATCGGAGGTGTGAACGAGATTCTTTCGGTCTACCTCATGGcggaaaaatttaaaa CGCCGGTGTGCCCGCACGCGGGCGGCGTGGGCCTGTGCGAGATGGTGCAGCACCTGCAGCTGTGGGACTACGTGCGCGTGTCGGCCAGCCGCGCGCGCCTCGTGGAGTACGTGGACCAGCAGCACGAGCACTTCGTCGACCCGTGCCGAGTGCTCGACGCTAACTACGTGGCGCCCACG GCACCCGGCTATAGCACGCAAATGCTTCCGGAAACATTGGAAAAATTCGCTTACCCAAATGGAACCGAATGGCAACGAATGTTTAAGGAGGGTATATTCACCAAGCCAGATGAGGCGGAACTTGTCaatgaataa
- the LOC123657367 gene encoding WD repeat and HMG-box DNA-binding protein 1, whose product MKINSKQLRYAHAEGHTDVCYTEDGRHIITCGHDGDVRIWLDIEDDDPNSHCVGESALAVCFKDNRLLVATDNHVVQAYTFPAFDKDGIISRFTAPVTQITSNSKIEALGCTSENMEARICSLEGGAPLLVMSEHKGPVLSMAICPHMKYACTASGDGFLRVWDIDTQKIVKEISCVPKINTFYSAKVLCRMDFEPSDGKYLAYPSNREIIILSSENWSQRMTFTHSTIKCGISQCVFSPCGQYLAGSTVAGQIAVWEVDSGTCMGIIEHPTSHNVSAMAWNPKGNGVLVYCDVAGQLGMLVNCYGKDSSKIGEDIETVEREEDNDEVLDNLIEHYESDDDNAISLEKIKNETLGLVEKDDSRPVSRATEHVTTSEPIQAPFQPSSTPVHLEHRYMCWNDVGIVRCHTAENGESSIDVEFHDSNLHHGLHLNNYLNHTMASLSPTVLALACPTPSKLVCISLVGSSKEWSITMPETEEIVCVAATSDIVACATDARFLRLFTPLGTQRQVVSLPGAPVCLAGRDGTLAAAYTCSGVGYTKKKKKSIIIKIVLGVCGALRMRTWALATSAGAGARLAWLGCSDAGAPVALDGAGALRRLHEAAGAWLPLADLAQHRRGVSDSWFVVSVSESEQKVRAILCRGSSFPLTVPKPIVAELPLQVPLCELDTEKSQYEEQLVRWSHTVPDVDVKTARETALKLFALACRSEVEQRALELMELLKDDRLLPLAAKYASRLGRMHLAEKLANLSETWERQSERLDVAQSSHFPGLESQEINEVTNSEQDLNASLIIPQKTSKKKTESDTTIKPVPMKSSPGGARNPFRKQAETAKIVSQSPLSLTERTLVEVHAVEDKRENNDPLKPLDGEVFVDWFSRNKSLLEQQNSELTPSELTRHCVRKFKSLQTKNNENGQKRKLDDDVDDPPVTNTPKQSKLSAFAFSKKN is encoded by the exons ATGAAAATCAACAGTAAACAACTTCGATATGCTCATGCTGAGGGTCATACAGACGTATGTTACACTGAAGATGGGAG ACATATAATTACTTGCGGGCACGATGGTGATGTTAGAATATGGTTAGATATCGAGGATGATGACCCCAACTCTCATTGTGTCGGTGAGAGTGCGCTGGCTGTGTGCTTTAAAGATAACCGATTGCTTGTCGCTACTGATAATCATGTAGTCCAAGCATATACATTTCCAGCGTTCGATAAAGACGGAATTATATCGAGGTTTACAGCTCCAGTCACTCAAATTACTTCAAACTCGAAAATagaa GCTTTAGGATGTACATCAGAGAATATGGAAGCAAGAATATGTAGCTTGGAAGGTGGTGCTCCTCTGTTAGTAATGTCAGAACACAAAGGTCCAGTGCTTAGTATGGCTATATGTCCACACATGAAATATGCTTGTACAGCTTCTGGAGATGGCTTTCTTAGAGTATGGGATATTGACacacaaaaaatagtcaaagaaATTTCTTGTGTTCCTAAAATAAACACTTTCTATTCTGCTAAAGTTTTGT GTCGAATGGATTTTGAACCCTCAGATGGAAAATATCTTGCATATCCAAGTAATAgggaaataattatattgagcAGTGAAAATTGGAGTCAAAGAATGACCTTTACTCACAGTACC ATAAAGTGTGGAATCTCACAGTGTGTTTTCTCACCGTGTGGACAGTATTTAGCTGGAAGCACAGTGGCTGGACAGATAGCTGTGTGGGAGGTTGATTCAGGGACTTGTATGGGTATTATTGAGCATCCCACTTCGCATAATGTTTCTGCTATGGCATGGAATCCAAAAg GTAATGGAGTACTTGTATATTGTGACGTCGCTGGTCAATTAGGCATGTTGGTTAACTGCTATGGCAAAGATAGTTCAAAGATTGGTGAAGATATTGAAACTGTGGAAAGAGAGGAAG ATAATGATGAAGTCTTAGATAATTTGATTGAACATTATGAAAGTGATGATGACAATGCAATATCATTGGAGAAGATAAAAAATGAGACACTTGGCTTGGTTGAAAAGGATGACTCAAGGCCGGTCTCCAGGGCAACTGAACATGTGACCACTAGTGAGCCAATTCAAGCTCCATTCCAGCCTTCGTCTACACCTGTTCATCTTGAACATAG ATATATGTGCTGGAATGATGTTGGCATAGTGCGATGTCACACTGCTGAGAATGGGGAATCCAGCATTGATGTGGAATTCCATGACTCCAACCTACACCATGGCTTACATCTCAACAATTATCTTAACCACACCATGGCTAGCTTGTCGCCCACTGTGTTGGCTTTAGCATGTCCTACTCCAAG TAAGCTAGTGTGTATATCACTAGTAGGAAGCAGCAAGGAATGGAGTATAACAATGCCAGAAACAGAGGAGATAGTATGTGTAGCAGCCACTAGTGACATTGTCGCTTGTGCCACGGATGCCAGATTCCTTAGACTATTTACACCTTTAGGTACACAGAGacaa GTGGTGTCTTTACCGGGCGCGCCGGTCTGCCTGGCGGGGCGCGACGGCACGCTGGCGGCGGCGTATACCTGTAGCGGGG TcggttatacaaaaaaaaaaaaaaaatcgattattataaaaatcgtgTTAGGCGTTTGCGGGGCGCTGCGCATGCGCACGTGGGCGCTGGCCAcgagcgcgggcgcgggcgcgcggcTGGCGTGGCTGGGCTGCAGCGACGCGGGCGCGCCCGTGGCGCTGGACGGCGCGGGCGCGCTGCGCCGCCTGCACGAGGCGGCCGGCGCCTGGCTGCCGCTCGCCGACCTCGCGCAGCACCGCCGCGGCGTCTCCGACTCCTGGTTCGTCGTCTCG GTGAGCGAGAGTGAACAAAAAGTACGAGCAATACTATGCAGGGGATCTTCGTTCCCTTTGACTGTACCAAAGCCAATTGTTGCAGAGCTACCGTTACAA GTGCCTCTCTGTGAGTTAGATACAGAAAAAAGTCAGTATGAGGAGCAGCTAGTGCGGTGGTCGCACACCGTTCCCGACGTGGACGTGAAAACCGCGCGGGAAACCGCTCTGAAGTTATTTGCT cTCGCCTGCCGTAGTGAAGTAGAACAGAGGGCGCTCGAACTAATGGAATTACTGAAAGACGATCGTCTTTTGCCGCTGGCCGCGAAGTACGCCTCACGTTTAGGTCGAATGCATTTAGCGGAAAAATTGGCAAATCTTTCAGAAACGTGGGAAAGGCAGTCTGAAAGATTAGATGTTGCACAAAGCTCACATTTTCCAGGGTTGGAAAGTCAGGAAATCAATGAAGTAACAAATTCAGAACAAGATCTAAATGCCAGTTTAATTATACCacaaaaaacttcaaaaaagaagacaGAAAGTGATACAACTATAAAACCTGTT CCTATGAAATCATCTCCTGGAGGTGCTAGAAATCCATTTAGGAAACAAGCTGAAACGGCTAAAATAGTCAGCCAAAGTCCTCTTAGTTTAACTGAAAGGACACTGGTAGAAGTGCACGCGGTTGAAGACAAACGCGAGAACAATGAT CCCCTCAAACCACTCGATGGAGAAGTTTTTGTCGATTGGTTTTCGAGAAACAAATCTTTGTTAGAACAACAAAATTCTGAACTAACTCCCTCAGAATTGACTAGACATTGTGTGAGGAAATTTAAAAGTCTTCagactaaaaataatgaaaacggTCAGAAAAGGAAACTAGACGATGATGTGGATGACCCCCCAGTAACCAATACTCCAAAACAATCCAAACTTAGTGCTTTTGCTTTCTCGAAAAAGAATTGA